Within the Pseudoxanthomonas sp. YR558 genome, the region CGAGCACCGCCGCCTGTTCCAGCGTGTGCGGCTGGACCTGGGCCGTACCCCCGCCGCAGACCTGCCAACGGATGAACGCATCGCGGCCTTCGCGCAGGGCAACGATCCCGCGCTGGTGTCGCTGTATCACGCGTACGGGCGCTACTTGCTGATCTGCAGCTCGCGGCCGGGCAGCCAGCCCGCCAACCTGCAGGGCATCTGGAACGACCTGATGGATCCGCCGTGGGAGAGCAAGTACACGGTCAACATCAATACCGAGATGAACTACTGGCCGGCCGAGCAGAACGGTCTGGGAGAGTGCGTCGAACCCTTGCAGCGCATGCTGGAGGAACTGGCGCAGACCGGTGCCGGCGTCGCCCGCGACATGTACGGCGCCGACGGCTGGATGCTCCACAACAACACCGACCTGTGGCGCGCCGCCACGCCGCCGGATGGCGCGCGCTGGGCGTTGTGGCCGACCGGTGGGGCGTGGCTGCTGCAGGCGCTGTGGGACCGCTGGGACTACGGGCGCGATCCGGACTACCTGAAGCAGGTCTGGCCGCTGTTCAAGGGCGCCGCGCAGTTCTTCGTCGACACGCTGCAGGACGATCCGCAGACCGGCCACAAGGTCACCGTGCCGTCGCTGTCGCCGGAGAACGAACATCCCTTCGGCGCGGCGATCTGCGCCGGCCCGACCATGGATGCGCAGATCCTGCGCGACCTGTTCGGCCAGTGCATCGAAGCGGCGCGCGTGCTCGGCGTGGACGCCGATTTCGCCGCGCGCCTGACCGAGCTGACCGCGCAGCTGCCGCCCAACCGGATCGGCAAGGCCGGACAGCTGCAGGAGTGGCAGCAGGACTGGGACACGCTGGCGCCCGAGCTCCACCACCGCCACATCTCGCACCTCTACGGCCTGCACCCGAGTGCGCAGATCAACCTGCGCGACACGCCCGAACTCGCGCGCGCGGCGAAGCGCACGCTGGAAATCCGAGGCGACGAGGCCACCGGCTGGGGCATCGCGTGGCGGCTGAACTTCTGGGCGCGCCTGTGGGATGGTGAGCACAGCTTGAAGATCCTGCGCATGCTGCTGTCGCCGCAGCGCAGCTACCCGAACCTGTTCGACGCGCACCCGCCGTTCCAGATCGACGGCAACTTCGGTGGCGCCGCCGGCATCGTCGAGATGCTGGTGCAGAGCTGGGGCGGATCGATCTTCCTGCTGCCCGCGCTGCCGTCGTCATGGCGCGACGGCGAACTCGAAGGTGTGCGCGTGCGCAATGCCGCGCGACTGGACCTCAACTGGAAGGCAGGACGGCTGGCGCACGCGACGTTGCACTCGGACAAGGGTGGTCGCTACGCATTGGTCCATGCGGACCAGACGCTCGACATCGAACTCGCCGCCGGGGCCTCGGCCACGGTGCGGCTGCGCAATGGCGCGCTGGTGCGCGCATGAAGAAGGAAACAGCATGAGCCTTGTCGCCGGCATCGATGCAGGCACGCAGAGCGTGAAGGTGGTGGTGTACGACGCCGCGGCGCGGGCTATCGTGGCCAGCGCCAGCGTGCCGCTTGGCCTGACCAGCGGCGACGATGGCAGCCGCGAGCAGCATCCTGCCGAGTGGGTCGCGGCGATGCAGGCCTGCTTCGACCGCATCGATCCTGCCGTGCGTGCGCGCATTGCGGCGTTGGCGGTCTCGGGCCAGCAACATGGTTTCGTGCCGGTGGATGCCGCCGGTGAGGTGCTCGCCCCGGCGAAGCTATGGTGCGACACCAGCACCACGGCCGAGTGCGCGCAGATCATGGACGCGGTCGGCGGTGCGGCCCAAACCATCGCGCTGGCAGGCAATCCCATCCTCGCCGGCTACACCGCCTCGAAGCTGCCGTGGACGAAGACGCATCGCCCCGAGGCTTACGCCCGGCTGGCGACGATCCTGCTGCCCCACGACTACCTCAACTTCGTCCTCACCGGCGAGCGCTTCTGCGAATGGGGCGATGCCTCCGGCACGGGTTGGTTCGATGTGCGCACGCGCACGTGGTCGAAGGAACTCCTGCACGCGACCGATGCGGACCGCGACCTGGCCGCGTGCCTGCCGCCGATCGCGGCGCCCGACGCGCTGTTCGACATCGATCCGGCCATGGCGGCGCGACTGGGTGTGCCAGCCACGGCGAAGGTCGCCGTCGGTGGCGGCGACAACATGATGGCGGCCATCGGTACCGGCTGCGTGGAGGAAGGCCGCCTGGCGATGAGCCTGGGCACCTCGGGCACGCTGTTCGCCTACTCGGATGTGCCGGTCGTCGATCCCGACGGTGCCTGGGCTGCGTTCTGTTCCTCCACCGGCGGCTGGCTGCCGCTGATCTGCACGATGAACTGCACCGTCGCCACCGAACAGGTAGCGAAGGCCTTCAGCTTCAGCACGCGCGAAGGCGATGCCCACCTGATCGCCACGCCGCCCGGCGCGGACGGGCTGGTGATGCTGCCCTTCCTCAACGGTGAGCGAACCCCGGACCTGCCGCACGGCAAGGGCGTGCTGGCCGGGATGGACCCGACC harbors:
- a CDS encoding glycoside hydrolase family 95 protein yields the protein MKQSPRPGTLPVAVDAGPRDPARRTLFKGVAAGAVVVALPGRSDAVAANAATAQDLRLWYRQPARVWVEALPVGNGRLGAMVFGGVAHERLQLNEDTLYAGGPYSAVNPKAREGLPQVRALIFAGRYAEAAALADDTLISRPVKQMAYQPLGNLWLQFDRLDGVADYRRELDLDAAVARTTFRVGNGVHRREVFVSPVDQCIVVRYTVEGGDAMIGRIRTGNEHATTTRVVDGGWHVSGRNVGKHGIEGRLRFAFRLQVAHREGQLRVEQEQIAFDGVRELELRIVAATSHVAHDDVGGDPDAITATQLARVKGKAFDRVLAEHLAEHRRLFQRVRLDLGRTPAADLPTDERIAAFAQGNDPALVSLYHAYGRYLLICSSRPGSQPANLQGIWNDLMDPPWESKYTVNINTEMNYWPAEQNGLGECVEPLQRMLEELAQTGAGVARDMYGADGWMLHNNTDLWRAATPPDGARWALWPTGGAWLLQALWDRWDYGRDPDYLKQVWPLFKGAAQFFVDTLQDDPQTGHKVTVPSLSPENEHPFGAAICAGPTMDAQILRDLFGQCIEAARVLGVDADFAARLTELTAQLPPNRIGKAGQLQEWQQDWDTLAPELHHRHISHLYGLHPSAQINLRDTPELARAAKRTLEIRGDEATGWGIAWRLNFWARLWDGEHSLKILRMLLSPQRSYPNLFDAHPPFQIDGNFGGAAGIVEMLVQSWGGSIFLLPALPSSWRDGELEGVRVRNAARLDLNWKAGRLAHATLHSDKGGRYALVHADQTLDIELAAGASATVRLRNGALVRA
- the xylB gene encoding xylulokinase, with the protein product MSLVAGIDAGTQSVKVVVYDAAARAIVASASVPLGLTSGDDGSREQHPAEWVAAMQACFDRIDPAVRARIAALAVSGQQHGFVPVDAAGEVLAPAKLWCDTSTTAECAQIMDAVGGAAQTIALAGNPILAGYTASKLPWTKTHRPEAYARLATILLPHDYLNFVLTGERFCEWGDASGTGWFDVRTRTWSKELLHATDADRDLAACLPPIAAPDALFDIDPAMAARLGVPATAKVAVGGGDNMMAAIGTGCVEEGRLAMSLGTSGTLFAYSDVPVVDPDGAWAAFCSSTGGWLPLICTMNCTVATEQVAKAFSFSTREGDAHLIATPPGADGLVMLPFLNGERTPDLPHGKGVLAGMDPTNMTPAHTYRAAMEGATYSLKYGFDAFVRAGMRFERIVLTGGGSNSAAWRQLVADVFGLPVDVPVQSEGAAFGAALQALWALGRADGDAASIADIARAHVATDPALSTRPDPERAHAYATAYTRFLRYLDAVTPLQRG